Proteins encoded by one window of Mycolicibacterium cosmeticum:
- a CDS encoding arginine repressor, with translation MSTPTRVGRQARIVALLSANAVSSQSELAAMLAEEGIEVTQATLSRDLEELGAVKLRGADGGVGVYVVPEDGSPVRGVSGGTERVTKLLGELLVSTDASANLAVLRTPPGAAHYLASAIDRASLPQVVGTVAGDDTIFVIAREPMTGAELATMFENLK, from the coding sequence ATGAGCACCCCGACCCGGGTCGGACGCCAGGCCCGCATCGTCGCGCTGTTGTCCGCGAACGCGGTGAGCAGTCAGAGCGAGCTGGCCGCGATGCTCGCCGAGGAGGGAATCGAGGTCACCCAGGCGACGCTGTCGCGTGACCTGGAGGAGCTCGGTGCGGTGAAACTCCGCGGCGCCGACGGCGGGGTGGGCGTGTACGTGGTGCCCGAGGACGGCAGCCCGGTGCGCGGGGTGTCCGGCGGCACCGAACGGGTGACCAAGCTGCTGGGTGAGCTGCTGGTGTCCACCGACGCCAGCGCCAACCTGGCCGTGCTGCGTACCCCGCCGGGGGCGGCGCACTACCTGGCCAGCGCCATCGACCGGGCATCGTTGCCCCAGGTGGTGGGAACGGTCGCCGGTGATGACACCATCTTCGTGATAGCGCGCGAGCCGATGACCGGCGCCGAGCTCGCGACCATGTTCGAGAACTTGAAATAG
- a CDS encoding argininosuccinate synthase, with protein sequence MSERVILAYSGGLDTSVAISWIGKETGREVVAVAIDLGQGGEDMEVVRQRALDCGAVEAVVVDARDEFADEYCLPTIQSNALYMDRYPLVSAISRPLIVKHLVKAAREHGGGTVAHGCTGKGNDQVRFEVGFASLAPDLQVLAPVRDYAWTREKAIAFAEENDIPINVTKRSPFSIDQNVWGRAVETGFLEHLWNAPTKDVYDYTEDPTLNWSTPDEVIVGFERGVPVSIDGRPVTVLQAIEELNRRAGAQGVGRLDVVEDRLVGIKSREIYEAPGAMVLITAHTELEHVTLERELGRYKRGTDQKWGELVYDGLWYSPLKRALEAFVAHTQEHVTGEIRLVLHGGHIAVNGRRSPTSLYDFNLATYDEGDSFDQSSAKGFVHVHGLSSKISAKRDLGL encoded by the coding sequence ATGTCCGAACGCGTCATCCTGGCGTATTCCGGCGGTCTGGACACCTCGGTCGCGATCAGCTGGATCGGCAAGGAGACCGGGCGCGAGGTGGTGGCCGTGGCCATCGACCTGGGCCAGGGCGGCGAGGATATGGAGGTCGTGCGGCAGCGTGCGCTGGACTGCGGCGCCGTCGAGGCCGTCGTCGTCGACGCCCGGGACGAGTTCGCCGACGAGTACTGCCTGCCGACCATCCAGTCCAACGCGCTGTACATGGACCGGTACCCGCTGGTGTCGGCCATCAGCCGGCCGCTGATCGTCAAGCACCTGGTCAAGGCCGCCCGCGAGCACGGCGGCGGCACCGTCGCCCACGGTTGCACCGGTAAGGGCAACGACCAGGTGCGCTTCGAGGTCGGATTCGCTTCGCTGGCACCGGATCTGCAGGTGCTGGCTCCCGTCCGGGATTACGCCTGGACCCGGGAGAAGGCCATCGCCTTCGCCGAGGAGAACGACATCCCGATCAACGTCACCAAGCGCTCGCCGTTCTCGATCGACCAGAACGTGTGGGGCCGTGCGGTGGAAACCGGCTTCCTGGAACACCTCTGGAACGCCCCGACCAAGGACGTCTACGACTACACCGAGGACCCGACGCTCAACTGGAGCACCCCCGACGAGGTGATCGTCGGCTTCGAGCGCGGTGTGCCGGTCTCCATCGACGGCCGCCCGGTCACGGTCCTGCAGGCCATCGAGGAGCTCAACCGGCGGGCCGGAGCCCAGGGCGTGGGCCGGCTCGACGTGGTGGAGGACCGCCTGGTCGGCATCAAGAGCCGCGAGATCTACGAGGCGCCCGGCGCCATGGTGCTGATCACCGCGCACACCGAGCTGGAGCACGTCACCCTGGAGCGCGAACTAGGTCGCTACAAGCGCGGCACCGACCAGAAGTGGGGCGAGCTGGTCTACGACGGCCTCTGGTACTCACCGCTCAAGCGCGCCCTGGAGGCGTTCGTCGCGCACACCCAGGAGCACGTCACCGGCGAGATCCGGCTGGTGCTGCACGGCGGGCACATCGCCGTCAACGGCCGGCGCAGCCCGACCTCGCTGTACGACTTCAACCTGGCCACCTACGACGAGGGCGACAGCTTCGACCAGTCGTCGGCCAAGGGCTTCGTGCACGTGCACGGTCTGTCGTCCAAGATCTCGGCCAAGCGCGACCTGGGCTTGTGA
- the argF gene encoding ornithine carbamoyltransferase yields MTLRHFLRDDDLSPAEQAEVLALAAELKKEPFSRRPLEGPRGVAVIFEKNSTRTRFSFEMGIAQLGGHAIVVDGRSTQLGREETLEDTGVVLSRYVDAIVWRTFAQERLTAMASGSTVPIVNALSDEFHPCQVLADLQTLAERKGELTGLKMTYFGDGANNMAHSLMLGGVTAGIHVTIAAPAGFEPHPQFVDAARRRAAETGATVTVSSDPKVAAEGVDVLVTDTWTSMGQENDGLDRVRPFRPFQVNSELLTLADPEAVVLHCLPAHRGHEITDEVMDGPQSAVFDEAENRLHAQKALLVWLLER; encoded by the coding sequence ATGACGCTGCGACACTTCCTCCGCGACGACGACCTGAGCCCGGCCGAGCAGGCCGAGGTGCTGGCCCTGGCCGCCGAATTGAAAAAGGAGCCGTTCAGCCGCCGGCCGCTGGAGGGCCCGCGCGGGGTGGCGGTGATCTTCGAGAAGAACTCCACCCGCACCCGGTTCTCGTTCGAGATGGGTATCGCGCAGCTGGGCGGGCACGCCATCGTCGTCGACGGACGCAGCACCCAGCTGGGACGCGAGGAAACGCTCGAGGACACCGGGGTGGTGCTGTCGCGGTACGTGGACGCCATCGTGTGGCGCACCTTCGCCCAGGAACGCCTGACCGCCATGGCCTCCGGTTCGACCGTGCCGATCGTCAACGCGCTGTCCGACGAATTCCACCCGTGCCAGGTGCTGGCCGATCTGCAGACCCTGGCCGAGCGCAAGGGTGAGCTGACGGGGCTGAAGATGACCTACTTCGGCGACGGCGCCAACAACATGGCGCACTCGCTGATGCTGGGCGGTGTGACCGCGGGCATCCACGTCACCATCGCCGCGCCCGCCGGCTTCGAACCGCATCCGCAGTTCGTCGACGCCGCCAGGCGCCGTGCCGCCGAAACCGGCGCCACCGTGACCGTCAGCAGCGATCCGAAGGTCGCCGCGGAAGGCGTCGACGTCCTGGTCACCGACACCTGGACGTCGATGGGCCAGGAGAACGACGGGCTGGACCGGGTGCGGCCGTTCCGGCCGTTCCAGGTCAACAGCGAGCTGCTCACCCTCGCCGACCCGGAAGCCGTTGTGCTGCACTGCCTTCCCGCGCACCGCGGACACGAGATCACCGACGAGGTGATGGACGGTCCGCAGAGCGCGGTGTTCGACGAGGCCGAGAACCGGTTGCACGCGCAGAAGGCGTTGCTGGTCTGGTTGCTGGAGCGATAA
- the argC gene encoding N-acetyl-gamma-glutamyl-phosphate reductase, whose translation MTSVAVAGASGYAGGEILRLLLGHPAYADGRLTIGALTAAASAGTTLAEHHPHLLPLAGRVLEATDADLLAQHDVVFLGLPHGHSAALAEQLGDTVIIDCGADFRLTDAADWERFYGSAHAGTWPYGLPELPGARDKLRGATRIAVPGCYPTAALLALLPAVAADLVEPNVTVVAVSGASGAGRSAKVDLLGSEVIGSARAYNVGGKHRHTPEIAQGLRSVTEKTVTVSFTPVLIPTARGILATCTARTEASEQEIRAAYEKAYGDEPFVHLLPEGQLPKTGSVIGSNAAQLAVAVDADAKTLVAISAIDNLTKGTGGAAVQSMNLALGWPETEGLSIVGVAP comes from the coding sequence ATGACTTCGGTAGCCGTCGCCGGCGCCAGTGGATATGCCGGCGGTGAGATCCTGCGCCTGTTGCTCGGTCACCCCGCCTACGCCGACGGGCGCCTCACCATCGGAGCCCTGACCGCGGCCGCCAGCGCCGGCACCACCCTGGCCGAGCACCACCCGCACCTGCTGCCGCTGGCCGGCCGGGTGCTGGAAGCCACCGACGCCGATCTGCTGGCCCAGCACGACGTGGTGTTCCTCGGCCTGCCGCACGGGCATTCCGCGGCCCTGGCCGAACAACTCGGCGACACCGTCATCATCGACTGCGGCGCCGACTTCCGGCTCACCGACGCCGCCGACTGGGAGCGGTTCTACGGATCCGCGCACGCCGGCACCTGGCCCTACGGCCTGCCCGAACTGCCCGGCGCGCGGGACAAACTCCGGGGCGCCACCCGGATCGCGGTGCCCGGCTGCTATCCGACGGCCGCGCTGCTGGCGCTGCTGCCCGCCGTCGCCGCCGATCTGGTCGAACCGAACGTGACGGTCGTCGCCGTCAGCGGCGCCTCGGGGGCCGGCAGGTCCGCCAAGGTCGACCTCCTGGGCTCCGAGGTCATCGGATCGGCGCGGGCCTACAACGTCGGCGGCAAGCACCGACACACCCCGGAGATCGCCCAGGGGTTGCGCAGTGTCACCGAGAAAACGGTGACCGTATCTTTTACGCCGGTGCTCATTCCCACCGCCCGCGGCATCCTGGCCACCTGCACCGCCCGCACCGAGGCATCCGAGCAGGAGATCCGCGCCGCCTACGAAAAGGCTTACGGTGACGAACCGTTCGTCCACCTGCTGCCGGAGGGGCAGTTGCCCAAGACCGGGTCGGTGATCGGCAGCAACGCCGCGCAGCTGGCCGTCGCCGTCGATGCCGACGCCAAGACACTGGTCGCCATCAGTGCGATCGACAACCTGACCAAGGGCACCGGAGGTGCCGCCGTGCAATCGATGAACCTGGCCCTCGGCTGGCCCGAAACAGAAGGACTGTCCATCGTGGGAGTGGCACCGTGA
- the pheT gene encoding phenylalanine--tRNA ligase subunit beta, giving the protein MRIPYSWLRDVIRAGAPGWDLGVDELEQTLIRIGHEVEEILPVGPVTGPLTVGRVVDIEELTEFKKPIRACKVDVGESEPRDIVCGARNFVVGDLVAVALPGTTLPGDFTIAKRKTYGRTSDGMICSAAELNLGADQSGIIVLPPGTAEPGDSGIEVLGLDDVVFNLAITPDRGYCLSIRGMARDIACALDLDFVDPADVPALPAQGEAWPLTIQPGTGVQRFGLRPVTGIDPAAVSPWWLQRRLLLSGIRAISPAVDVTNYVMLEIGHPMHAHDRSLITGGFTVRFAEQGEKVVTLDDVTRTLNAGDVLIVDDVATAAIGGVMGAGTTEVRDTTTDVLLEAAVWDPAAVSRTQRRLHLTSEAGRRYERTVDPAISVAALDRCASLLAEIAGGTVEPTLTDWRGDPPRADWSHPPVSMPVDLPDRTAGVTYAEGVTPKRLRQIGAQVSVADGVVTAVPPSWRPDLREPADLVEEVLRLEGLDLIPSVLPHAPAGRGLTPIQKRRRAVGKSLALTGFVEVLPTPFLPAGVFDSWGLDPDDPRRNTTKVLNPLEADRPELATTLLPGLLEALVRNVSRGAVDAALFAIAEVVLPTPQTRAVDRIPTDRRPTDDEIAALDASLPRQPEHVGVVLTGLREPAGPWGPGRKVEAADAFEAVRVIGRAVGVDLTLRAAQELPWHPGRCAEVFAGEVSVGFAGQLHPAVVERAGLPKGTCAVELDLDAIPIVERLPAPSVSPFPAVFQDVSLIVADDVAAQSVIDVVRAGAGELLEDVRLFDVYTGPQIGEGRKSLTLALRFRAADRTLTEDEASAARDAAVAAAAAQLGATQRA; this is encoded by the coding sequence ATGCGTATTCCGTACAGCTGGCTCCGCGACGTGATCCGGGCCGGCGCGCCGGGCTGGGATCTGGGTGTCGACGAGCTGGAGCAGACGCTGATCCGCATCGGCCACGAGGTCGAGGAGATCCTGCCGGTCGGTCCGGTCACCGGTCCGCTCACCGTGGGCCGGGTCGTCGACATCGAAGAGCTCACCGAGTTCAAGAAGCCGATCCGGGCCTGCAAGGTCGACGTGGGTGAAAGCGAACCCCGCGACATCGTTTGCGGGGCACGCAATTTCGTCGTCGGTGACCTGGTGGCGGTGGCGTTGCCGGGTACAACGCTTCCGGGTGACTTCACCATCGCCAAGCGTAAGACCTATGGCCGCACCTCCGACGGCATGATCTGCTCGGCCGCCGAGCTGAACTTGGGCGCCGACCAGTCCGGCATCATCGTGCTGCCGCCGGGCACCGCCGAACCGGGGGACTCGGGCATCGAGGTGCTGGGGCTCGACGACGTGGTGTTCAACCTCGCGATCACCCCGGACCGCGGTTACTGCTTGTCCATTCGCGGCATGGCCCGCGATATCGCCTGCGCGCTGGACCTCGACTTCGTCGACCCCGCCGACGTCCCTGCGTTGCCGGCGCAGGGTGAGGCCTGGCCGCTGACCATCCAGCCCGGCACCGGGGTGCAGCGGTTCGGGCTGCGGCCCGTCACCGGCATCGACCCGGCCGCGGTGTCGCCGTGGTGGTTGCAACGCCGGCTGCTGCTGTCCGGGATCCGGGCCATCTCGCCCGCGGTGGACGTCACCAACTACGTGATGCTCGAGATCGGGCATCCGATGCACGCCCACGACCGGTCGCTGATCACCGGCGGGTTCACCGTGCGTTTCGCCGAGCAGGGCGAGAAGGTGGTGACGCTCGACGACGTCACCCGCACCCTCAACGCCGGTGACGTGCTGATCGTCGACGACGTGGCCACCGCGGCCATCGGCGGTGTGATGGGCGCCGGCACCACCGAGGTGCGCGACACCACCACCGATGTGCTGCTGGAGGCCGCGGTGTGGGATCCGGCCGCGGTGTCGCGCACCCAGCGCCGCCTGCACCTGACCAGCGAGGCCGGCCGTCGTTACGAGCGCACCGTGGACCCGGCCATCTCGGTCGCGGCCCTGGACCGCTGCGCCAGCCTGCTGGCCGAGATCGCCGGTGGCACAGTCGAACCCACGCTGACCGATTGGCGCGGTGACCCGCCGCGCGCGGACTGGTCGCACCCGCCGGTGAGCATGCCGGTGGATCTGCCCGACCGCACCGCAGGCGTGACCTACGCCGAGGGTGTGACGCCGAAGCGGCTGCGCCAGATCGGCGCGCAGGTGTCGGTGGCCGACGGTGTGGTGACCGCGGTGCCGCCGAGCTGGCGCCCCGATCTGCGGGAACCCGCTGACCTGGTGGAGGAGGTGCTGCGCCTGGAAGGGCTGGACCTCATCCCGTCGGTGCTGCCGCACGCCCCGGCCGGGCGCGGGCTGACCCCGATCCAGAAACGCCGGCGCGCGGTGGGCAAGTCACTCGCCCTGACCGGTTTCGTGGAGGTGCTGCCGACGCCGTTCCTGCCCGCCGGGGTGTTCGACAGCTGGGGTCTGGACCCCGATGATCCGCGCCGGAACACCACCAAGGTGCTCAACCCGCTGGAGGCCGACCGGCCCGAGCTGGCGACGACGCTTCTTCCGGGTCTGCTGGAAGCGTTGGTGCGCAACGTCTCCCGCGGTGCGGTGGACGCCGCGCTGTTCGCCATCGCCGAGGTGGTGCTGCCGACGCCGCAGACCCGTGCGGTGGACCGCATCCCGACCGACCGGCGGCCTACCGACGACGAGATCGCCGCGCTGGACGCCTCGTTGCCGCGTCAGCCCGAACATGTCGGCGTGGTGCTCACCGGGCTGCGCGAGCCGGCCGGCCCGTGGGGGCCGGGCCGCAAGGTCGAGGCGGCCGACGCCTTCGAGGCGGTGCGGGTGATCGGCCGGGCCGTCGGGGTGGACCTCACCCTGCGCGCCGCCCAGGAATTGCCGTGGCATCCGGGCCGCTGCGCCGAAGTGTTCGCCGGAGAGGTGTCCGTCGGTTTCGCCGGGCAGCTGCACCCGGCCGTCGTCGAGCGCGCCGGCCTGCCCAAGGGCACCTGCGCGGTGGAGTTGGACCTGGACGCCATTCCGATCGTGGAACGGCTGCCCGCCCCGTCGGTGTCGCCGTTCCCGGCGGTGTTCCAGGACGTCAGCCTCATCGTCGCCGACGATGTCGCGGCCCAATCGGTCATCGACGTGGTCCGGGCCGGGGCCGGTGAGCTGCTGGAGGATGTCCGGCTGTTCGACGTCTACACCGGTCCGCAGATCGGGGAGGGGCGCAAGTCCCTGACGTTGGCGCTGCGGTTCCGCGCCGCCGACCGCACGCTGACCGAGGACGAGGCCAGCGCCGCCCGCGACGCCGCCGTGGCCGCCGCGGCGGCCCAACTCGGCGCCACCCAACGCGCCTGA
- a CDS encoding acetylornithine transaminase: MTLQQRWEAVMMNNYGTPPLALAGGDGAVVTDTDGKSYLDLLGGIAVNVLGHRHPAVIEAVTTQLDTLGHTSNLYATEPGIALAEKLVGHLGQPARAFFCNSGTEANEVAFKITRLTGRTKVVAAEGGFHGRTMGSLALTGQPAKRAPFEPLPGEVTFVPYGDVDALERVVDDTTAAVFLEPIMGEGGVVVPPPGYLVKAREITAKHGALLVLDEVQTGVGRTGAFYAHQHDGITPDIVTLAKGLGGGLPIGACLAIGATGDLLTPGLHGSTFGGNPVCTAAALGVLKALAEHDLIAKAGVLGKTLSHGIEELGHPLVAHVRGKGLLQGIVLTQPNAKAVETNARDAGFLVNAAAPDVVRLAPPLIITEAQIDQFLTALPEILDAS; this comes from the coding sequence GTGACACTTCAGCAGCGCTGGGAAGCGGTGATGATGAACAACTACGGCACGCCGCCGCTGGCCCTGGCCGGCGGGGACGGCGCGGTGGTCACCGACACCGACGGCAAGTCCTACCTGGACCTGCTCGGCGGGATCGCGGTCAACGTGCTGGGCCACCGCCACCCCGCGGTCATCGAGGCCGTCACCACCCAGCTCGACACCCTGGGCCACACCTCGAATCTCTATGCCACCGAACCCGGTATCGCGCTGGCCGAAAAGCTGGTCGGGCACCTCGGCCAGCCCGCGAGGGCCTTCTTCTGCAACTCCGGTACCGAGGCCAACGAGGTCGCGTTCAAGATCACCCGGCTCACCGGCCGCACCAAAGTCGTTGCGGCAGAGGGTGGATTCCACGGCCGGACGATGGGATCGCTGGCGCTGACCGGCCAGCCGGCCAAGCGCGCGCCGTTCGAACCGCTGCCCGGTGAGGTCACCTTCGTGCCCTACGGCGACGTCGACGCACTCGAACGCGTCGTCGACGACACCACCGCGGCGGTGTTCCTCGAACCGATCATGGGGGAGGGCGGCGTGGTCGTCCCGCCCCCCGGCTACCTGGTCAAGGCGCGCGAGATCACCGCGAAACACGGTGCGCTGCTGGTGCTCGACGAGGTGCAGACCGGCGTCGGGCGCACCGGTGCCTTCTACGCGCACCAGCACGACGGCATCACCCCCGATATCGTCACGCTGGCCAAGGGGCTGGGCGGTGGCCTGCCGATCGGTGCCTGCCTGGCCATCGGGGCAACCGGTGATCTGCTCACCCCCGGCCTGCACGGCAGCACCTTCGGCGGCAACCCGGTGTGCACCGCGGCCGCCCTGGGCGTGCTCAAGGCGCTCGCCGAGCACGACCTGATCGCCAAGGCCGGTGTGCTGGGCAAGACCCTGAGCCACGGCATCGAGGAACTCGGCCACCCGCTGGTCGCCCACGTCCGCGGCAAGGGCCTGCTGCAGGGCATCGTGCTGACCCAGCCCAACGCCAAGGCGGTCGAAACCAATGCCCGCGACGCCGGGTTCCTGGTGAACGCCGCCGCGCCCGACGTGGTGCGGCTGGCCCCGCCCCTGATCATCACCGAAGCGCAGATCGATCAGTTCCTCACCGCCCTTCCCGAGATACTGGATGCCTCATGA
- the pheS gene encoding phenylalanine--tRNA ligase subunit alpha, with the protein MAVQTERQGEPADLSEEALTEAVDAARAAFDAAADLDALARAKTEHLGDRSPIALARQALGTLPKTDRADAGKRVNVARTQAQQAFDDRLAQLRAERDAAVLVAERIDVTLPSTRQPVGARHPITLLTERIADTFVAMGWELAEGPEVETEQFNFDALNFPPDHPARSEQDTFQIAAVSDPGAPLAQEGSRQVLRTHTSPVQIRALLERDLPVYIISLGRTFRTDELDATHTPVFHQVEGLAVDKGLTMAHLRGTLDALARAEFGPAGRTRFRPHFFPFTEPSAEVDVWFENKKGGPGWVEWGGCGMVNPNVLRACGIDPAEYSGFAFGMGLERTLQFRNGIPDMRDMVEGDVRFSLPFGVGA; encoded by the coding sequence GTGGCTGTCCAGACTGAACGACAAGGCGAGCCCGCTGACCTCTCGGAAGAAGCCCTGACCGAGGCTGTCGACGCGGCCCGCGCGGCGTTCGACGCTGCCGCCGATCTGGACGCACTGGCCCGGGCCAAGACCGAACACCTCGGCGACCGTTCGCCGATCGCGTTGGCCCGGCAGGCCCTCGGCACCCTGCCCAAGACCGATCGCGCCGATGCGGGCAAGCGGGTGAACGTCGCCAGGACGCAAGCGCAGCAGGCCTTCGACGACCGGCTGGCCCAGCTGCGCGCCGAACGCGACGCCGCCGTACTCGTCGCCGAACGCATCGACGTGACCCTGCCGTCCACCCGGCAGCCGGTCGGCGCCCGGCACCCGATCACCCTGCTCACCGAGCGCATCGCCGACACCTTTGTCGCCATGGGTTGGGAACTGGCCGAGGGCCCCGAGGTCGAGACCGAGCAGTTCAACTTCGACGCGTTGAACTTCCCGCCGGATCACCCGGCCCGTAGCGAGCAGGACACCTTCCAGATCGCTGCGGTGTCTGATCCCGGCGCTCCGCTTGCCCAGGAAGGCTCCCGGCAGGTGCTGCGCACCCACACCTCCCCGGTGCAGATCCGCGCCCTGCTGGAGCGCGACCTGCCGGTGTACATCATCTCGTTGGGCCGCACCTTCCGTACCGATGAGCTGGACGCCACTCACACCCCGGTGTTCCATCAGGTGGAGGGGTTGGCGGTTGACAAGGGCCTGACCATGGCGCACCTGCGCGGCACGCTGGACGCGCTGGCCCGCGCCGAGTTCGGCCCGGCGGGCCGCACCCGGTTCCGGCCGCACTTCTTCCCGTTCACCGAACCCTCGGCCGAGGTCGACGTCTGGTTCGAGAACAAGAAGGGTGGCCCCGGCTGGGTGGAATGGGGCGGCTGCGGCATGGTGAACCCGAATGTGCTGCGCGCCTGCGGTATCGACCCGGCCGAGTACTCGGGCTTTGCCTTCGGAATGGGATTGGAGCGAACCCTGCAGTTCCGCAACGGGATTCCGGACATGCGCGACATGGTGGAGGGTGACGTGCGCTTCTCGCTGCCGTTCGGAGTGGGCGCCTGA
- the argB gene encoding acetylglutamate kinase has translation MTREAPVTAAGVFAAALPWLKQLNGKIVVVKYGGNAMTDDTLKAAFAADMVFLRNCGVHPVVVHGGGPQISAMLKKLGIDGEFKGGFRVTTPEVLDVARMVLFGQVGRELVGLINAHGPYAVGITGEDARLFTAVRRSVLVDGVPTDIGLVGDVEHVNTAAVLDLIAAGRIPVISTIAPDKDGVVHNINADTAAAAVAEALGAEKLLMLTDVEGLYTDWPDRASLVSEIDTAALTQLLPKLESGMVPKIEACLRAVNNGVPSAHVIDGRVEHCVLVELLTDEGTGTKVVKPS, from the coding sequence GTGACGCGCGAGGCGCCGGTGACCGCCGCAGGGGTTTTCGCGGCGGCGCTGCCGTGGCTCAAACAGCTCAACGGCAAGATCGTCGTCGTCAAGTACGGCGGCAACGCCATGACCGACGACACCCTCAAGGCCGCGTTCGCCGCCGACATGGTGTTCCTGCGCAACTGTGGTGTGCACCCGGTCGTGGTGCACGGCGGCGGCCCGCAGATCAGCGCCATGCTCAAGAAACTCGGCATCGACGGTGAGTTCAAGGGCGGATTCCGGGTCACCACCCCAGAAGTGCTCGACGTGGCGCGGATGGTGCTGTTCGGCCAGGTGGGTCGCGAACTGGTCGGCCTGATCAACGCCCACGGTCCGTACGCGGTGGGCATCACCGGTGAGGACGCCCGCCTGTTCACCGCGGTGCGGCGCAGCGTCCTGGTGGACGGCGTGCCCACCGATATCGGTCTGGTCGGTGACGTCGAGCATGTCAACACCGCGGCGGTGCTGGATCTCATTGCCGCCGGCCGGATTCCGGTGATCTCCACCATCGCCCCCGACAAGGACGGCGTGGTGCACAACATCAACGCCGACACCGCGGCGGCAGCCGTGGCCGAGGCGCTCGGCGCCGAGAAGCTGCTGATGCTCACCGATGTCGAAGGCCTCTACACCGACTGGCCGGACCGCGCGTCGCTGGTCAGCGAAATCGACACCGCCGCACTGACCCAGCTGCTGCCGAAACTCGAATCGGGCATGGTGCCCAAGATCGAGGCGTGCTTGCGGGCGGTGAACAACGGGGTCCCCAGCGCACACGTCATCGACGGCCGCGTCGAACATTGTGTCCTCGTCGAACTTCTCACCGACGAAGGCACCGGAACCAAGGTGGTGAAACCCTCGTGA
- the argJ gene encoding bifunctional glutamate N-acetyltransferase/amino-acid acetyltransferase ArgJ: MTSQTATGNIVRTQGVTAPAGFRATGISAGIKASGALDLALVFNEGPDYGAAGVFTRNQIKAAPVQWSQQVLTTGRLRAVILNSGGANACTGALGFQDTHATAEAVAAALSDWGTETGAIEVAVCSTGLIGDRLPMDKVLAGVTEIVHEMAGGLTGGEEAARAIMTTDTVPKQVALHHPGDWTVGGMAKGAGMLAPSLATMLVVLTTDAVADAEALNTALKRAAARTFDRLDVDGSCSTNDTVLLLASGASEIAPSQAELDDAVFAVCDDLCAQLQADAEGVTKRVTITVQGAAGEDDALVAARAVARDSLVKTALFGSDPNWGRVLAAVGIAPVKLDPQRISVSFNGSPVCIDGAGAPGAREVDLSGADIEVVIDLAVGNDAASIRTTDLSHGYVEENSAYSS; encoded by the coding sequence GTGACATCACAGACGGCGACCGGCAACATCGTCCGGACCCAGGGCGTCACCGCCCCCGCCGGGTTCCGGGCCACCGGAATCTCGGCCGGTATCAAGGCATCCGGCGCACTCGACCTGGCGCTGGTGTTCAACGAGGGGCCGGACTACGGCGCCGCCGGGGTGTTCACCCGTAACCAGATCAAGGCCGCACCGGTGCAGTGGTCGCAGCAGGTGCTCACCACCGGCCGGCTGCGCGCGGTCATCCTCAACTCCGGTGGGGCCAATGCCTGCACCGGCGCACTGGGCTTCCAGGACACCCACGCCACCGCCGAGGCCGTCGCCGCCGCACTGAGCGACTGGGGCACCGAGACCGGCGCCATCGAGGTCGCGGTCTGCTCCACCGGGCTGATCGGCGATCGGCTGCCGATGGACAAGGTGCTGGCCGGTGTCACCGAGATCGTGCACGAGATGGCCGGCGGGCTCACCGGTGGTGAAGAGGCCGCGCGGGCCATCATGACCACCGACACCGTGCCCAAACAGGTGGCGCTGCACCACCCCGGCGATTGGACCGTCGGCGGCATGGCGAAGGGTGCGGGCATGCTGGCCCCGTCGCTGGCCACCATGTTGGTGGTGCTCACCACCGACGCCGTCGCGGACGCCGAGGCGCTGAACACCGCACTCAAGCGCGCCGCGGCCCGCACGTTCGACCGCCTCGATGTGGACGGCAGCTGCTCCACCAACGACACCGTGCTGTTGCTGGCCTCCGGTGCCAGCGAGATCGCGCCCAGCCAAGCCGAACTCGACGACGCCGTGTTCGCGGTGTGCGACGACCTGTGCGCCCAGCTGCAGGCCGACGCCGAAGGCGTCACCAAGCGGGTCACCATCACCGTGCAGGGCGCCGCCGGTGAGGACGACGCCCTGGTCGCCGCCCGCGCCGTGGCCCGCGACAGCCTGGTCAAGACCGCGCTGTTCGGCTCCGACCCGAACTGGGGTCGGGTGTTGGCCGCCGTCGGCATCGCCCCGGTGAAACTGGATCCGCAGCGGATCAGTGTGTCGTTCAACGGTTCTCCGGTCTGCATCGACGGCGCCGGCGCGCCGGGGGCGCGCGAGGTGGACCTGTCCGGCGCCGATATCGAGGTGGTCATCGACCTCGCGGTCGGCAACGACGCGGCCTCCATCAGGACCACCGATCTGTCGCACGGGTACGTCGAAGAGAACTCGGCTTACTCATCGTGA